The following coding sequences lie in one Pseudoalteromonas sp. Scap06 genomic window:
- the rlmD gene encoding 23S rRNA (uracil(1939)-C(5))-methyltransferase RlmD, translated as MAQIFKAKKKPLQQQSLELDITAMDHHGRGIAKYNNKVCFVSGALPGERVKAKLVDDKARYSQADTLKIIKASEYRTVPICEHYSQCGGCQLQHLDATQQVIEKQAAVNQLFAKFAKLTDLNWQAPLLSQATHYRRSARIAVMFDKAAKKMRVGYRANASKSIVSINQCPVLSDVFADVFNVFDKVINQNKTLHSISHLQLCAADEQSFIVIRHTKAISPHDKAFVEQSVAAHNWQLVWQSDSDTIEHSHLAMPFYKLEQLNITFEFGLSNFIQVNASVNQAMLIQAANWLALQGDENVLDLFCGIGNFSLVLAKQAKTVTGIEGVTSAVALATQNAHTNSITNTQFHCFDLTTSIKKAPWFNKELDVLVLDPSRTGAMAVLEQLPLTQFKAILYVSCDPVTLARDSAIISQAGFELNKIGLMNMFPHTGHIETMALFQRR; from the coding sequence ATGGCACAAATATTTAAAGCAAAGAAAAAACCACTACAACAGCAATCGCTTGAACTCGATATTACAGCAATGGATCACCATGGCCGTGGTATTGCTAAGTACAATAATAAAGTGTGTTTTGTTAGTGGAGCATTACCTGGGGAGCGAGTAAAAGCTAAGTTAGTTGATGATAAAGCACGTTACAGCCAAGCTGATACGCTTAAAATAATTAAAGCCAGTGAATATCGCACAGTTCCTATTTGCGAGCATTACAGCCAGTGTGGAGGTTGCCAGCTACAGCATTTAGATGCCACACAGCAGGTAATTGAAAAGCAAGCAGCGGTGAATCAATTATTTGCCAAGTTTGCAAAATTAACCGATTTAAACTGGCAAGCTCCGCTGCTAAGCCAAGCAACTCATTATCGACGCAGTGCTCGGATTGCTGTTATGTTCGATAAGGCTGCAAAAAAAATGCGGGTAGGCTACAGAGCAAATGCTTCTAAAAGTATTGTTAGTATTAATCAGTGCCCAGTTTTAAGTGATGTATTTGCCGATGTATTTAATGTGTTTGATAAAGTCATTAATCAAAACAAGACGCTACACAGTATTAGTCATTTACAATTATGTGCCGCTGATGAACAATCTTTTATTGTTATCCGCCATACCAAAGCGATTTCACCTCATGATAAGGCGTTTGTTGAGCAAAGTGTGGCAGCTCATAATTGGCAGTTAGTGTGGCAAAGTGACAGTGATACTATTGAACATTCACATTTAGCTATGCCATTTTATAAACTTGAACAGTTAAATATAACGTTTGAGTTTGGGCTCAGTAACTTTATTCAGGTTAACGCGAGTGTAAATCAAGCGATGCTGATCCAAGCTGCAAACTGGTTAGCACTTCAAGGCGATGAAAATGTTCTGGATTTATTTTGTGGTATTGGTAACTTCTCTTTAGTGTTAGCCAAACAAGCTAAAACAGTAACAGGAATTGAGGGCGTAACTTCGGCGGTTGCATTAGCAACACAAAATGCGCACACTAACTCTATTACTAATACCCAGTTTCATTGTTTTGATTTAACCACGAGCATTAAAAAAGCGCCGTGGTTTAATAAAGAATTAGATGTTTTAGTACTCGACCCCTCACGCACTGGTGCGATGGCAGTTTTAGAACAGCTTCCATTAACGCAGTTTAAAGCGATTTTATACGTTTCTTGTGACCCTGTTACTTTAGCCCGTGACAGCGCTATTATTTCGCAAGCCGGCTTTGAGCTGAACAAGATAGGGCTAATGAATATGTTTCCTCACACGGGGCATATCGAAACTATGGCGTTATTTCAACGGAGGTAA
- the mazG gene encoding nucleoside triphosphate pyrophosphohydrolase → MQNEGSNQANNEALSQLLEIMQTLRNPEGGCPWDLKQTFASIVPHTLEEAYEVADCIERDDLSELKGELGDLLFQIVFYAQLAQEQQLFDFNDVVNTLNEKLVRRHPHVFSSQDTPTTDAELAAQWQAIKAQERATRPQDKSSTLWQDIPNSLPSLTKAKKIQQRVAALGFDWPTYHGAIDKVSEEVEEVKEALAHNPYSAHTAEELGDLLFATVNVARHVKRDPEQLLRSANDKFSARFEKVQNYLIAQGKCIESASLEEMDAAWDAIKKIK, encoded by the coding sequence GTGCAAAACGAGGGCAGTAATCAGGCTAACAATGAGGCTTTAAGCCAACTGCTGGAAATAATGCAAACACTGAGAAACCCTGAGGGCGGATGCCCTTGGGATCTCAAGCAAACGTTTGCGTCAATCGTACCTCACACTCTTGAAGAAGCCTATGAAGTGGCTGATTGTATTGAGCGCGACGATTTAAGTGAACTGAAAGGTGAACTAGGTGATCTGTTATTTCAAATCGTGTTTTATGCGCAACTAGCGCAAGAGCAGCAATTATTTGATTTTAACGATGTGGTAAACACGTTAAATGAGAAGCTAGTGCGCCGTCATCCGCATGTATTTTCATCGCAAGACACACCCACAACTGATGCCGAATTAGCTGCGCAATGGCAAGCAATAAAAGCACAAGAGCGTGCTACTAGACCCCAAGATAAAAGCTCAACACTTTGGCAAGATATACCAAACAGTTTACCTAGCTTAACAAAAGCTAAAAAAATTCAACAACGTGTAGCTGCTTTAGGCTTTGATTGGCCTACTTATCATGGCGCTATAGATAAAGTGAGTGAGGAAGTTGAGGAGGTGAAAGAAGCCTTAGCTCATAACCCGTACTCAGCGCATACAGCAGAAGAGCTAGGTGATTTGTTGTTTGCTACCGTGAATGTAGCGCGCCATGTTAAACGGGATCCAGAGCAATTGCTTCGTAGTGCCAACGATAAGTTTTCTGCACGATTTGAAAAGGTGCAAAATTACTTAATTGCCCAGGGTAAATGTATTGAGTCAGCGTCTTTAGAGGAAATGGATGCGGCATGGGATGCGATAAAAAAAATTAAATAA
- the pdxJ gene encoding pyridoxine 5'-phosphate synthase yields MKDILLGVNVDHIATLRQARGTSYPDPAHAANVAEHAGADGITIHLREDRRHIQDRDVYVMAKTIQTRMNLETAVTDEMIAIALEVKPEYVCLVPEKREELTTEGGLDVAGNIDKIAAATKTLTQAGIKVSLFIDADKAQLDAAKACSAPYVEIHTGAYADATNDEDTAKELEHIRQGVKYAASIGLIVNAGHGLHYHNVKPIAAMPEIYELNIGHAIIARAAIDGLDKAVRDMKRLMLEARA; encoded by the coding sequence ATGAAAGATATTCTTCTAGGCGTGAATGTAGATCATATTGCAACGCTTCGCCAAGCTCGAGGTACTTCTTATCCAGATCCAGCCCATGCAGCCAATGTTGCAGAGCATGCCGGTGCTGATGGTATTACTATTCATTTACGCGAAGACCGCAGACACATTCAAGACCGTGATGTGTATGTGATGGCTAAAACCATTCAAACACGCATGAACCTTGAAACCGCAGTAACCGATGAAATGATTGCGATTGCACTTGAGGTTAAACCTGAATATGTATGCTTAGTACCTGAAAAACGTGAAGAGCTTACTACCGAAGGCGGCTTAGATGTAGCGGGTAATATTGATAAAATAGCCGCAGCGACTAAAACTCTAACGCAAGCCGGTATTAAAGTGTCATTGTTTATAGATGCCGATAAAGCGCAGTTAGACGCGGCAAAAGCCTGTAGTGCGCCTTATGTTGAAATTCATACCGGAGCCTATGCCGATGCCACCAACGATGAAGATACAGCAAAAGAGCTTGAACACATCCGCCAAGGCGTTAAGTATGCAGCGAGTATTGGCTTAATTGTTAATGCCGGCCATGGTTTGCACTACCACAACGTGAAGCCAATTGCAGCGATGCCAGAGATTTACGAGCTTAATATTGGTCACGCTATTATTGCCCGTGCAGCGATTGATGGTTTAGATAAAGCGGTGCGTGATATGAAACGCTTAATGCTTGAAGCCCGCGCTTAG
- the recO gene encoding DNA repair protein RecO has protein sequence MDSDFYKAYLLHRRPYSDSQVMLDMLVEGVGQLRMLARVSGRQATKHKAQLQPFQSLLVHYNGKYDLKYINKFELYGNPLFLTGDKLYCGFYLNELTNRIVPINEPIDQVFQLYNTHLENLNSGTDMQAVLRSYEFQLLELLGYGVDFSFDADGEPIDEAQTYSYFAEVGFSVQHDTRSGFTGSQLNAIANHDFSQADVLYMAKQLSRYLLKPLLGNKPLKSRELFISSQ, from the coding sequence ATGGACAGCGACTTTTACAAAGCCTATTTATTACATCGACGTCCTTATAGTGACTCGCAAGTAATGTTAGATATGCTGGTAGAAGGCGTTGGCCAGCTTAGAATGCTCGCTCGAGTTAGTGGCCGCCAGGCCACTAAACATAAAGCTCAATTGCAACCATTTCAATCCTTACTCGTCCATTACAATGGCAAATACGATTTAAAATATATTAATAAATTTGAGCTCTACGGCAACCCGTTATTTCTAACTGGTGATAAGCTTTATTGTGGCTTTTATTTAAATGAGCTAACTAATCGCATTGTGCCGATTAATGAGCCCATTGATCAAGTTTTTCAACTTTATAATACACACCTAGAAAATCTTAATAGTGGTACTGATATGCAAGCAGTGCTGCGCTCTTATGAATTTCAATTATTAGAGCTGCTAGGGTATGGAGTCGATTTTAGTTTTGATGCGGACGGTGAGCCAATTGACGAGGCACAAACGTATAGTTACTTCGCAGAAGTAGGGTTTTCGGTGCAACATGACACGCGCTCTGGATTTACCGGTTCACAACTTAATGCCATAGCAAATCATGACTTTAGTCAAGCGGATGTGTTATATATGGCAAAGCAATTAAGTCGTTATTTATTAAAGCCATTATTGGGCAATAAGCCATTAAAAAGTCGTGAGTTATTTATTAGCTCTCAATAA
- a CDS encoding CTP synthase, translating to MSTKFIFVTGGVVSSLGKGIAAASLAAILEARGLDVTILKLDPYINVDPGTMSPIQHGEVYVTEDGAETDLDLGHYERFIRTKMTSRNNFTQGRVYEDVLRRERRGEYLGATIQVIPHITNDIKQRVYDGAEGHDIAIVEIGGTVGDIESQPFIEAIRQMGTEIGRERALFIHLTLVPFLGPAGEVKTKPTQHSVKELRSVGIQPDILICRSDRKLPNNERAKIALFTNVEEKAVISLPDVDSIYKIPALLKSQELDNFVCRRFHLDAPEADLAEWEQVLYQESNPTGEVTIGMVGKYIELPDAYKSVNEALKHAGLKNRLTINIQYVDSQDIETKGTDVLSRLDAILVPGGFGGRGVEGKILAAKYARENKVPYLGICLGMQVALIEYARNVAGLVDANSTEFNANSESPVVGLITEWLDAEGNVELRDEKSDLGGTMRLGAQKCHLTPGSKVHGVYGSDEIVERHRHRYEVNNNFVAQLEQAGLSFTGLSEDKKLVEIIENKDHPWFIAAQFHPEFTSTPRDGHPLFEGFVAAAHTYQKASS from the coding sequence ATGAGTACAAAATTTATCTTCGTTACCGGCGGAGTTGTTTCTTCGTTGGGTAAAGGTATTGCAGCAGCATCATTGGCCGCTATTTTAGAAGCCCGTGGCTTAGATGTTACCATTCTAAAGCTGGATCCTTACATCAACGTTGACCCAGGCACAATGAGCCCAATTCAACACGGTGAAGTATACGTTACCGAAGACGGCGCAGAAACGGACCTTGATTTAGGTCACTACGAACGTTTTATTCGCACCAAAATGACCAGCCGTAACAACTTTACGCAAGGGCGCGTATATGAAGATGTACTGCGTCGTGAAAGACGTGGTGAATATCTTGGCGCAACTATTCAGGTTATTCCTCATATTACCAATGACATTAAGCAACGTGTTTATGATGGCGCAGAAGGCCATGATATAGCAATCGTTGAAATTGGTGGTACGGTAGGCGATATTGAATCACAACCATTTATCGAAGCAATTCGTCAAATGGGTACAGAAATTGGTCGTGAACGCGCACTTTTCATTCACTTAACGCTAGTGCCATTCTTAGGCCCTGCCGGTGAAGTGAAAACAAAACCAACTCAACACTCAGTTAAAGAGTTACGCTCGGTAGGCATTCAACCAGATATTCTTATTTGTCGCTCAGACCGTAAGCTGCCAAATAACGAGCGTGCAAAAATTGCACTGTTCACAAACGTTGAAGAAAAAGCAGTTATTTCATTACCCGATGTAGATAGTATTTATAAAATCCCTGCGTTATTAAAATCGCAAGAGTTAGATAACTTTGTATGTCGTCGTTTTCATTTAGACGCGCCTGAAGCGGATTTAGCTGAGTGGGAACAAGTATTATACCAAGAGTCTAACCCAACGGGTGAAGTGACAATTGGTATGGTAGGTAAATACATTGAATTACCAGATGCATACAAATCAGTAAACGAAGCATTAAAGCATGCGGGACTGAAGAATCGTTTAACTATTAATATCCAATACGTTGATTCACAAGACATAGAAACCAAAGGAACGGATGTACTTTCTCGTTTAGATGCTATTTTAGTACCGGGCGGTTTTGGTGGTCGTGGTGTTGAAGGTAAGATCTTAGCGGCTAAATATGCCCGTGAAAACAAAGTGCCTTACCTAGGTATTTGTTTAGGTATGCAGGTTGCGCTTATTGAATACGCACGAAATGTTGCTGGTTTAGTTGATGCAAACTCAACTGAATTTAACGCAAATTCAGAGTCACCAGTGGTTGGTTTAATTACCGAGTGGTTAGATGCTGAAGGTAATGTTGAACTACGTGACGAAAAGTCTGATTTAGGTGGCACTATGCGTTTAGGCGCACAAAAATGTCATTTAACACCAGGCTCTAAGGTGCATGGCGTGTATGGCAGCGACGAGATTGTTGAACGTCATCGTCACCGTTATGAAGTTAACAACAACTTTGTAGCACAGCTTGAGCAAGCTGGTTTGAGCTTTACAGGTTTATCTGAAGATAAAAAACTAGTAGAGATTATTGAGAATAAAGATCACCCTTGGTTTATTGCAGCGCAATTCCACCCGGAATTCACTTCAACACCACGTGATGGTCACCCGCTATTTGAAGGGTTTGTAGCTGCGGCTCATACCTACCAAAAAGCGTCTTCGTAA
- the relA gene encoding GTP diphosphokinase, with the protein MVATRQSHQHDKAGDFFSRVESLDLSQEKISLLNKAQQLCQTCDNSERQNTAIEMVEILVELNLDADSLATAYLTPYYLNDVVSIDAVEEHLGNHVAVLLTGVSQMATISTLAHQGNGTVQVDNIRRMLLAMVEDVRAVVIKLAEQVCHLRNVKDAAEEERVVAAKETADIFAPLANRLGIGQLKWELEDLAFRYLHPDIYKNIAKQLDDKRLAREAYMVDMVEQVKQRLHEAGIKAEVYGRPKHIYSIYKKMAKKNYEFDQLFDIRAMRIVVERLQDCYGALGIVHTNWRHLNKEFDDYVATPKQNGYQSIHTVVFGPEGKTVEIQIRTHDMHQDAELGVAAHWMYKEGALPGRGSGYEQKISWLRKLLQWQEEVVDGSDLAQELKNQVVEDRVYVFTPRGDIFDLPLGATPLDFAYYIHSNVGHRCIGAKIFGKIVPFTHQLSTGDQVEILTQKQPNPSRDWLNPSLGYIKSSRARAKIHHWFKQLDRDKNLSAGKEILDSELQKLELTYKDLDPAIKRFNFRELDDLMVAIGAGDIRLNQMLNFITDRTEHEPVIRFKSPSKVTGDKNGIVVDGVGSLMSHVARCCRPVPGDEIIGYITQGRGIAVHREDCDSFSNLKNKHPERVISVSWSDDISSSYALTIRIEASDRSGLIRDISSALANEKVNVLNMNVNTVDSTQTAIFVMQIEVHDLQGTNKVLSKLHQIEGVHSAKRGQ; encoded by the coding sequence ATGGTAGCGACACGTCAATCTCATCAACATGATAAAGCGGGTGACTTTTTTTCACGCGTAGAATCTCTTGATTTGTCTCAAGAAAAAATCAGCTTACTCAACAAAGCGCAGCAGCTTTGCCAAACGTGCGATAACAGCGAGCGACAAAATACCGCTATAGAAATGGTGGAGATTTTAGTTGAGTTAAATTTAGATGCTGACTCTTTAGCCACAGCCTATTTAACCCCTTATTATTTAAATGATGTAGTGAGCATTGATGCGGTAGAAGAGCATTTAGGCAACCATGTTGCAGTACTGCTTACAGGTGTGTCACAAATGGCGACCATAAGTACCTTAGCTCATCAAGGCAACGGCACTGTGCAAGTCGATAATATTCGCCGGATGCTGCTTGCTATGGTGGAAGATGTGCGCGCTGTGGTGATTAAATTAGCCGAACAGGTTTGCCATTTACGCAACGTCAAAGATGCCGCAGAAGAAGAGCGAGTAGTTGCCGCCAAAGAGACCGCTGATATATTTGCACCACTTGCGAATCGTCTTGGTATTGGTCAATTAAAATGGGAGCTTGAGGATTTAGCTTTTCGTTATTTGCACCCCGATATTTATAAAAATATTGCTAAGCAACTCGATGATAAGCGCCTTGCCCGTGAAGCGTATATGGTTGATATGGTTGAACAGGTCAAACAACGCCTCCATGAAGCGGGTATCAAAGCTGAGGTGTACGGCAGGCCAAAACATATCTACAGCATTTACAAAAAAATGGCGAAAAAGAACTACGAGTTTGATCAGCTATTTGATATACGCGCCATGCGAATTGTGGTTGAACGATTACAAGACTGCTACGGTGCTCTAGGTATAGTGCACACTAATTGGCGTCATTTAAATAAAGAGTTTGACGATTACGTTGCGACTCCAAAACAAAATGGCTATCAATCTATTCATACGGTTGTGTTTGGTCCTGAGGGTAAAACCGTTGAAATTCAAATACGAACGCACGACATGCATCAAGATGCAGAGCTGGGTGTCGCCGCGCATTGGATGTACAAAGAAGGCGCATTACCAGGGCGTGGTTCAGGCTATGAGCAAAAAATTAGCTGGTTGCGTAAGTTACTGCAATGGCAAGAAGAAGTGGTCGATGGCAGCGACTTAGCACAAGAGCTTAAAAACCAAGTGGTTGAAGACCGCGTCTATGTGTTTACCCCTCGAGGCGATATTTTTGACTTACCACTGGGAGCAACACCTCTTGATTTTGCTTACTACATTCACTCCAATGTAGGGCATCGATGTATTGGTGCAAAAATATTTGGCAAAATAGTGCCATTTACTCATCAGTTAAGCACTGGTGACCAAGTTGAAATACTAACCCAAAAGCAGCCAAACCCAAGCCGTGATTGGTTAAATCCATCGTTAGGTTACATTAAATCGTCTCGCGCTAGAGCCAAAATTCATCATTGGTTTAAACAGCTCGACCGCGATAAAAATTTAAGTGCGGGTAAAGAGATTCTTGATAGTGAGTTACAAAAATTAGAGCTAACTTATAAAGATTTAGACCCCGCTATAAAGCGTTTTAATTTTAGAGAACTTGATGACTTAATGGTCGCTATTGGCGCAGGCGATATTCGTCTTAACCAAATGCTTAACTTTATTACTGACAGAACAGAGCATGAGCCGGTAATTCGTTTCAAATCGCCTAGTAAAGTGACTGGTGATAAAAACGGTATTGTAGTGGATGGGGTCGGCAGTTTAATGAGCCATGTTGCTCGTTGTTGTCGCCCAGTACCTGGTGATGAAATCATTGGTTATATTACTCAAGGACGCGGTATTGCGGTGCACCGAGAGGATTGTGATTCGTTTAGTAATTTAAAAAACAAGCACCCCGAGCGTGTTATTTCAGTGAGTTGGTCAGATGATATTAGTAGCTCTTACGCCTTAACTATTCGTATTGAAGCCAGTGATCGTTCTGGCTTAATTCGTGACATCAGCTCAGCACTTGCCAATGAAAAAGTTAATGTGCTCAATATGAACGTAAACACGGTTGATAGCACTCAAACTGCTATTTTTGTGATGCAAATTGAAGTGCATGACTTACAGGGCACTAATAAAGTGCTGTCTAAGCTACATCAGATCGAAGGGGTACACAGTGCAAAACGAGGGCAGTAA
- the barA gene encoding two-component sensor histidine kinase BarA — translation MTKLGLRDSVLTLTLIPTVIIGLLLGGYFTINRYIELDEILYQQGTTISEPLAIALEQPLLEKNKKLLNRVIRYTHNKHSPAVKSIAIFNDNNQLIITSNYHRSFDTLIEQTQIDSFKATHVQQTEELVTFFTPIINHTTPNSDWNTSEFQTTLGTVVIQLNRDKAVIGQQRALLVSGIIIILALVLAAILALKLSRMFMTPLNKLVLATDRLIEGKRQTGLTEPMNGEFELLREGLNTISHSMVMQKDEMQKNIDQATSDYRETLEQYETQNIQLTMAKKEAQDANRVKSDFLAKMSHELRTPLNGVIGFTRQLYKTPLNKNQKDYLDTIELSANSLLTIISDILDFSKLEAGAMELESIQFQLRDSVNEVMTLLAPSAHDKQLELSIYINPQVPDHLTGDPTRFKQVLINLLSNAIKFTEKGAIKVDISHRLLDEEQTSILVSVADTGVGIPADKQDALFTAFGQADSSITRKFGGTGLGLIITKHIVEAMNGRITLNSAPGSGTCFTFNGVFRLPNHVFINDLPTQSLIGKRVLYLEPHKHTHHAVVSLLQEWKISVTRCHSESEFLECIEKSEINFDICLIGHMASVDDMQRLKSYVKAVRESTDYLYLMLNTVSHNMREAFIGSGADACLSKPLNHRKLCELLAAPYRLDHPAHNIDQHEQTLLPLKVLVVDDNDANLKLIYTLLNEQVELIDTAHNGSQAYSLSKSHKYDVIFMDIQMPIMDGITACKLIKESSLNEDTPIIAVTAHALNSEKEQLLKDGFEGYLTKPIDEDMLNQVICDHSPQLPVSRDKSKNTFEHSTAPFNSTRLDWALALQRAGGKPELANEMLNMLLLSVPETLNLLNQAIVSNDCPQVLSVIHKFHGACCYTGVPKLKTLAETIETSLKNECVLDNIEPELFELQDELENLLVDANIDNNNKKDEL, via the coding sequence ATGACCAAACTAGGCTTGCGCGATTCTGTTTTAACACTCACCCTGATCCCCACAGTGATCATTGGGCTATTACTAGGTGGTTATTTTACAATAAATCGTTACATTGAGCTTGATGAAATTTTATATCAACAAGGCACAACAATTTCTGAGCCTTTAGCGATTGCTCTTGAACAACCTTTACTGGAAAAAAATAAAAAACTACTTAACCGTGTTATTCGTTATACACATAACAAACACTCACCAGCGGTCAAATCAATTGCTATTTTTAATGATAACAACCAACTTATTATAACCAGTAATTATCATCGCTCGTTCGATACCTTAATTGAGCAAACGCAAATTGACAGTTTTAAAGCCACACATGTTCAGCAAACTGAAGAGTTAGTGACTTTTTTTACCCCTATCATTAACCATACAACACCCAATAGCGACTGGAATACTTCTGAGTTTCAGACCACATTAGGTACCGTGGTGATCCAACTTAATCGCGACAAAGCTGTTATTGGCCAGCAACGCGCATTATTAGTCAGCGGTATTATTATTATTCTCGCCTTAGTATTAGCTGCTATTTTAGCACTAAAACTTAGCCGTATGTTTATGACACCGCTAAATAAGTTAGTACTTGCTACCGACAGGTTAATTGAGGGTAAAAGACAAACAGGCTTAACTGAGCCCATGAATGGTGAGTTTGAACTATTGCGTGAAGGACTCAATACCATATCCCACTCTATGGTGATGCAAAAAGATGAAATGCAAAAAAATATTGATCAAGCAACTAGTGATTACCGCGAAACGCTTGAGCAATACGAAACACAAAATATACAGCTCACTATGGCTAAAAAAGAAGCCCAAGATGCTAACCGCGTTAAGTCTGACTTTTTAGCAAAAATGAGTCATGAATTACGCACACCACTTAATGGGGTTATTGGCTTTACTCGCCAGCTTTATAAAACACCGCTAAATAAAAACCAAAAAGATTACCTTGATACCATTGAGCTTTCAGCAAACAGCTTACTGACCATTATTAGCGATATATTGGACTTCTCCAAATTAGAAGCGGGTGCTATGGAGCTAGAGTCAATTCAATTTCAATTACGCGATAGCGTAAACGAAGTGATGACATTACTGGCACCTAGCGCTCACGACAAACAACTTGAGCTTTCTATTTATATAAATCCTCAGGTGCCCGATCACTTAACCGGCGACCCCACTCGATTTAAACAAGTGCTTATTAACTTGTTAAGTAACGCAATAAAATTTACTGAAAAAGGCGCTATTAAAGTCGATATTAGCCATCGTTTATTAGATGAGGAGCAAACTTCCATTTTAGTGTCGGTTGCTGACACCGGGGTGGGTATTCCTGCCGATAAACAAGACGCGTTATTTACCGCCTTTGGCCAAGCCGACTCTAGTATTACCCGTAAATTTGGTGGCACTGGCTTAGGGCTTATTATTACTAAACATATTGTTGAAGCAATGAATGGCCGTATTACTTTAAATTCAGCTCCAGGCAGTGGCACATGCTTTACCTTTAATGGCGTATTTAGATTACCAAATCATGTATTTATCAATGATTTGCCTACCCAATCATTAATTGGTAAACGTGTGCTTTACCTAGAGCCACATAAGCATACTCATCATGCCGTTGTTTCATTATTACAAGAGTGGAAAATTAGCGTCACTCGATGTCATAGCGAAAGTGAATTTTTAGAGTGTATCGAGAAATCAGAGATTAATTTTGATATATGCCTTATTGGTCACATGGCATCGGTTGATGATATGCAGCGCTTAAAAAGCTATGTAAAAGCGGTTAGAGAATCAACCGATTATTTATATTTAATGCTTAATACTGTATCGCACAATATGCGTGAAGCTTTTATAGGCAGCGGTGCAGATGCCTGTTTAAGTAAACCGCTCAACCATCGTAAATTATGTGAGTTATTAGCCGCACCCTATCGACTTGATCACCCGGCGCATAACATAGATCAGCATGAACAAACTCTACTGCCATTAAAAGTATTAGTGGTAGATGATAACGACGCTAATTTAAAATTAATATACACCCTACTAAACGAACAGGTGGAATTGATTGATACTGCCCATAATGGTTCACAAGCTTATAGCCTGAGTAAAAGTCATAAATATGATGTGATTTTTATGGATATTCAAATGCCGATAATGGATGGCATTACAGCCTGTAAACTCATTAAAGAGTCATCTTTAAATGAAGATACACCTATTATTGCCGTAACTGCACATGCACTCAATAGTGAAAAAGAACAATTATTAAAAGATGGTTTTGAAGGCTATTTAACCAAGCCAATTGACGAAGATATGCTCAATCAAGTTATTTGCGATCATAGCCCGCAATTACCTGTAAGCCGTGATAAGTCAAAAAACACATTTGAACATAGCACAGCGCCTTTTAATAGCACTCGGCTTGATTGGGCGTTGGCGCTGCAACGTGCTGGCGGTAAACCTGAATTAGCCAATGAAATGCTCAACATGCTGTTATTAAGCGTGCCCGAAACCCTAAACTTATTAAATCAAGCAATAGTCAGCAATGACTGCCCTCAAGTACTCAGCGTGATCCATAAATTTCATGGAGCGTGTTGCTATACTGGTGTACCAAAATTAAAAACATTGGCGGAAACGATCGAAACGTCACTAAAAAATGAGTGCGTACTTGATAATATAGAGCCCGAACTGTTTGAACTTCAAGACGAGCTGGAAAACTTACTTGTTGATGCCAACATTGATAACAACAATAAAAAAGACGAGCTGTAG